A single region of the Podospora pseudopauciseta strain CBS 411.78 chromosome 1, whole genome shotgun sequence genome encodes:
- the SUN4 gene encoding Sperm-associated antigen 4 protein (COG:S; EggNog:ENOG503NUJ1; CAZy:GH132) codes for MKGLFKTAVAAAVVAGVVAQPHNHGHAHLHRHARKHNQSPVELEKRTDKTVIITEVVEGPTVVKYVLDGQVIPEEKAQEGIAAGQFAVVGSSKPSFSAPPPSVTTSIVLPEHGGQFFEKTTSAKPEPTTTSEAPKVKATEEPEPEKEEEEEEEEEPEVPKGTGLDAEFPSGKIRCSEVPTDYGAVKIPWSTTRGWTTLASFGDWVKGKAVDNIDQPVDGTCGPKMMCSYACPPGYQKTQWPEEQGATGQSVGGLWCNADGFLELTRPSVKTLCEAGAGGVFVRNELDDNAAVCRTDYPGNENMIIPVDTQPGGTYPLTNPDSRTYYKWQGKPTTAQYYVNNAGVPVQEACKWKSEKYPDSAGNWSPTNIGVGKSLTGETFLSVFPNLPTSHAILNFDIKVEGDISGTCWLKAGTYSQDKGCTVGLKPGGTAYIVFKKPGSFQV; via the exons ATGAAGGGACTTTTCAAAACTGCCGTCGCCGCGGCGGTTGTTGCCGGCGTTGTCGCTCAGCCCCATAACCACGGTCacgcccacctccaccgccatgCCCGCAAGCACAACCAGTCGCCCGTTGAACTTGAGAAGCGCACCGACAAgaccgtcatcatcaccgaggttgttgagggccCCACCGTTGTCAAGTACGTTCTTGACGGCCAAGTCATccccgaggagaaggcccaGGAGGGTATCGCCGCCGGCCAGTTCGCTGTTGTTGGGTCGTCGAAGCCTTCTTTCAgcgcccctcccccttccgtCACCACCTCGATCGTTCTCCCCGAGCATGGTGGTCAGTTCTTCGAGAAGACCACCAGCGCCAAGCCCGAACCCACCACAACTTCGGAAGCTCCCAAGGTCAAGGCTACCGAGGAGCCGGAAcctgagaaggaggaggaagaggaggaggaggaggagcccgaAGTTCCCAAGGGAACCGGTCTGGACGCCGAATTCCCCAGCGGCAAGATTCGTTGCAGTGAGGTTCCTACCGACTATGGTGCTGTCAAGATTCCCTGGTCTACCACTCGCGGCTGGACCACTTTGGCCAGCTTTGGCGACTGGGTCAAGGGCAAGGCCGTTGACAACATTGACCAGCCTGTTGATGGCACCTGCGGGCCCAAAATGATGTGCTCTTATGCCTGCCCTCCCGGTTACCAGAAGACCCAGTGGCCCGAGGAGCAGGGTGCCACCGGCCAGTCTGTCGGTGGCCTTTGGTGCAATGCGGATGGTTTCTTGGAGCTCACCCGCCCCTCCGTCAAGACTCTCTGCGAGGctggtgccggtggtgtcTTTGTCCGCAACGAGCTCGATGACAACGCTGCTGTTTGCCGTACCGACTATCCTGGCAACGAGAACATGATCATCCCCGTTGATACTCAGCCCGGCGGAACCTATCCTTTGACCAACCCCGACTCCAGGACCTACTACAAGTGGCAAGGCAAGCCCACCACGGCTCAATACTACGTCAACAACGCCGGTGTCCCCGTTCAGGAGGCCTGCAAGTGGAAGAGCGAGAAGTACCCCGATTCTGCCGGCAATTGGTCCCCCACCAACATCGGTGTCGGCAAGAGCTTGACGGGCGAGACCTTCCTTTCCGTCTTCCCCAACCTGCCTACCAGCCACGCCATTCTCAACTTTGACATCAAGGTCGAGGGTGACATCTCTGGTACCTGCTGGCTCAAGGCCGGCACTTACTCTCAGGACAAGGGCTGCACC GTTGGTCTCAAGCCTGGCGGCACTGCTTACATTGTTTTCAAGAAGCCCGGCAGCTTCCAGGTCTAA
- a CDS encoding hypothetical protein (COG:S; EggNog:ENOG503P02F), which yields MASNRGPTTTEAQAPRAPATALTAQRSLKRARETTPTSPESAHSGDLSPSKIARLMGLHTPTLTGAAALEEERRRREEEHQHQQLASLETSENPNHRAIEELMSGVVNALSRSHDAPAPAPPPTGVSEIEAAAAAAARALSSVTIPTGENPISELQDVSPQSGTSGASLEDAEGQVVHSPAAMDIDGRGDQRMYAPQPDAQMDEKTANSLSYPGVLSPQGNMPAPGAPQRGMSMPMPPSQGSDMEPRSPGSSNKKHKCPYCQTEFTRHHNLKSHLLTHSQEKPFICSHCQQRFRRLHDLKRHGKLHTGEKPHVCPKCDRKFARGDALARHSKGAGGCAGRRSSMAGFGEEDYEASGADDSAMSGVLYDANASGDIADDERRRSLPSIKAQHVPGQPGVDGYATHSNTYPPVGQRPGGLYPPNVDRGSTSSNTSPTVPNNHTPHTSISSVPLSAGGASMYSQSGMTESPKPLSPGAAQANQGLLQRSPHETHQAASGLSLPAHGNTAPTVQATGRGRGRAASGAAPATQGAPPADGNLFGAEQQQSYWVLLQHFDERLKQMQDQVAAEISKASAPLLEKINIQDQHIAALSAEVASLRQQLQGQQEPPLPQGQEQQEAEQPQHQQLQEQQPQQQPEAPNEVAVQE from the exons ATGGCCTCGAATCGAGGACCCACCACGACAGaagctcaagctcctcgCGCGCCCGCGACGGCGCTCACAGCCCAGAGGTCGCTGAAGCGCGCTCGCGAGACTACCCCGACCTCGCCAGAGTCTGCCCACTCGGGTGATCTCTCCCCATCCAAAATCGCTCGCCTGATGGGGCTACATACACCCACTCTGaccggcgccgccgccctcgaggaggagagacgacgacgagaggaagagcatcagcatcagcagctgGCCTCGTTGGAGACGAGTGAAAACCCCAACCATAGGGCGATTGAAGAGCTCATGTCGGGCGTAGTGAACGCGTTGAGTCGGTCACACGATGCACCCGCGCCCGCCCCTCCACCGACGGGGGTCTCAGAGATCGAGGCAGCTGCCGCCGCAGCGGCCAGGGCCTTGAGCTCAGTCACTATACCAACGGGGGAGAACCCAATCAGCGAGCTACAAGATGTCAGCCCCCAGAGCGGGACAAGCGGAGCGAGTCTCGAGGATGCTGAAGGACAGGTTGTGCACAGCCCTGCAGCAATGGACATTGACGGGCGTGGTGATCAACGCATGTATGCGCCGCAGCCAGATGCTCAGATGGATGAAAAGACAGCCAATTCTCTTTCATACCCGGGAGTTCTCTCACCACAGGGCAACATGCCGGCGCCTGGTGCTCCCCAAAGGGGGATGAGCATGCCTATGCCACCATCCCAGGGCTCCGACATGGAGCCTCGGTCACCTGGTAGCAGCAACAAGAAGCATAAATGCCCGTACTGCCAAACGGAATTTACACGCCATCATAATCTGAAGAGTCATCTTCTCACCCACAGTCAGGAGAAACCGTTTATCTGCAGCCACTGCCAGCAACGCTTCAGACGTCTCCATGACCTTAAACGGCACGGGAAGCTACATACTGGCGAAAAGCCGCATGTTTGCCCCAAGTGCGATAGGAAATTTGCTAGGGGAGATGCCCTGGCGAGACACAGCAAAGGAGCAGGTGGCTGCGCCGGGCGAAGATCAAGCATGGCTGgctttggcgaggaagacTACGAGGCCAGTGGTGCAGATGACTCTGCCATGTCTGGTGTTTTGTACGATGCCAATGCGAGCGGTGATATAGCGGACGATGAGCGGCGACGCTCGTTGCCTAGCATCAAGGCTCAACACGTTCCCGGACAGCCAGGCGTGGACGGCTATGCCACGCATTCCAACACATATCCCCCGGTTGGACAGCGACCAGGTGGCTTGTATCCTCCCAACGTCGACCGTGGTTCTACAAGTTCTAATACTTCACCCACCgttcccaacaaccacacccCTCACACGAGCATCTCTTCGGTGCCTTTAAGCGCTGGAGGTGCTTCTATGTATTCCCAGAGCGGCATGACGGAGAGTCCCAAACCCCTGAGCCCCGGAGCAGCACAGGCCAACCAGGGTCTTCTCCAGCGATCGCCGCACGAGACACATCAGGCGGCTTCGGGGCTGTCTCTTCCAGCGCACG GCAACACCGCGCCAACCGTTCAAGCCACAGGACGTGGTCGTGGTCGCGCTGCTAGCGGAGCGGCACCGGCAACCCAAGGGGCACCTCCTGCAGACGGCAACCTATTTGGGGcggaacaacaacaatcttACTGGGTGTTGCTCCAACATTTCGACGAGCGTCTGAAACAAATGCAAGACCAAGTGGCCGCTGAGATTTCAAAGGCCAGCGCCCCGCTGTTGGAAAAGATCAATATCCAGGATCAGCACATTGCGGCTCTGTCTGCCGAGGTGGCTTCGTTACGGCAGCAGTTGCAAGGGCAACAAGAACCGCCGTTACCACAGGGGCAAGAGCAGCAAGAAGCGGAGCAGCCACAGCATCAGCAATTacaggagcagcagccgcagcagcagcctgagGCGCCAAATGAGGTAGCAGTGCAAGAGTAG